One part of the Arachidicoccus terrestris genome encodes these proteins:
- the gmk gene encoding guanylate kinase — translation MNNIPADISAEKISKSHGKMIILTAPSGAGKSSIARYLLSNHADKLAFSVSATTRAPRGQEKDGIDYYFVSVETFKENIQKEAFLEWEMVYEGKYYGTLKSELNRIWNSGKLPIMDIDVKGAIHVRKQFGAECLSIFIEPPSVEALEQRLIGRGTETTEAIQTRLSKARYELSFQPHFDQTVTNDQLDDACKKAEQLILDFIG, via the coding sequence ATGAATAACATACCTGCAGACATATCCGCTGAGAAAATCTCAAAGAGTCATGGTAAAATGATCATTTTAACGGCTCCCTCGGGAGCGGGTAAAAGTTCCATTGCCCGCTACTTGCTTTCAAATCACGCGGATAAACTTGCTTTTTCTGTATCTGCTACAACCCGTGCGCCACGGGGCCAGGAAAAAGACGGAATTGATTATTATTTTGTTTCTGTGGAAACATTTAAGGAAAACATCCAAAAGGAAGCTTTTCTGGAATGGGAAATGGTCTATGAAGGTAAATACTACGGCACCTTAAAGTCAGAGCTTAACCGGATCTGGAACAGTGGCAAATTGCCGATCATGGATATCGATGTAAAAGGAGCCATTCATGTAAGGAAACAGTTTGGTGCAGAATGCCTCTCCATTTTCATTGAACCGCCTTCTGTTGAGGCCCTAGAACAAAGGCTAATAGGTAGGGGTACTGAAACCACGGAAGCTATACAGACCCGGCTAAGTAAGGCCAGATATGAGCTCTCCTTTCAGCCTCATTTTGATCAAACCGTTACCAATGATCAGCTGGACGATGCCTGCAAAAAAGCGGAGCAATTGATTTTGGACTTTATCGGGTAA
- the murA gene encoding UDP-N-acetylglucosamine 1-carboxyvinyltransferase, which yields MASFEVTGGKKLSGSIIPQGAKNEALQIISAVLLTDQEVRIENIPDILDVNLLIELLADMNVQVNRIDRHTCLFKADNIQTDYLASAAFRDKGSKLRGSVMLAGPMLARYKKAYIAKPGGDKIGRRGVDTHILGFQQLGAAFNYNAETSCLEFRTNGLKGCYMMLDEPSVTGTANVLMAAVLAEGTSQIYNAACEPYIQQLCRMLNSMGANITGIGSNLLTVKGVDKLSGTTHRMLPDMIEIGSFIGLAAMTASEITIKDAGIGHLGVIPEKFRKLGIRMEFKGDDIYIPQQDHYEISTYMDGGILTIYDNPWPGFTPDLISIVLVTAIQAKGSVLIHQKMFESRLFFTDKLIDMGAQIILCDPHRATVIGLDRKHKLRGITMSSPDIRAGQALLIAALSAEGKSIIQNIEQIDRGYQHIDKRLIELGAEIRRIDDRR from the coding sequence ATGGCTTCATTTGAAGTAACAGGTGGCAAAAAACTGAGTGGCAGTATCATTCCTCAGGGGGCTAAAAATGAAGCCCTGCAGATTATCTCTGCTGTACTGTTAACTGATCAGGAAGTACGAATTGAAAATATTCCCGATATTCTGGATGTCAATCTGTTAATTGAATTATTGGCAGATATGAATGTACAGGTCAACCGTATTGATCGACATACCTGCCTTTTTAAGGCGGATAATATTCAAACAGATTATTTAGCTTCTGCTGCATTCAGGGACAAGGGCAGTAAGCTGAGAGGCAGCGTTATGCTGGCTGGCCCCATGCTGGCACGTTATAAAAAAGCTTATATCGCTAAGCCAGGTGGTGATAAGATCGGACGCCGTGGTGTCGATACACATATTCTGGGCTTTCAGCAATTGGGCGCTGCATTTAACTATAATGCGGAAACGTCCTGTCTGGAATTTAGGACCAATGGCTTAAAAGGATGTTATATGATGCTGGACGAACCCTCCGTAACCGGAACAGCCAACGTACTCATGGCGGCTGTGTTGGCAGAAGGCACCTCCCAGATATATAACGCAGCCTGTGAACCGTATATCCAGCAACTCTGCCGGATGCTGAACAGCATGGGCGCCAATATAACCGGCATTGGCAGCAACCTGTTAACCGTTAAAGGGGTGGATAAGCTTTCGGGTACCACACACCGGATGCTACCGGATATGATTGAGATCGGTAGCTTTATCGGTCTGGCTGCCATGACAGCTAGCGAGATCACGATTAAAGACGCGGGAATTGGGCATTTAGGCGTTATTCCGGAGAAGTTCCGTAAACTGGGCATCCGGATGGAGTTTAAGGGGGATGATATTTATATTCCTCAGCAGGATCATTATGAGATATCCACCTATATGGACGGGGGTATACTGACCATTTATGACAATCCCTGGCCGGGATTTACGCCAGATCTGATCAGCATTGTATTAGTAACCGCCATCCAGGCCAAAGGCAGTGTGCTTATTCATCAAAAAATGTTTGAAAGCCGGCTGTTCTTTACCGATAAACTGATCGATATGGGCGCACAGATCATTCTTTGTGACCCGCATCGCGCCACCGTTATCGGACTGGATCGAAAACATAAATTAAGAGGTATAACCATGAGCAGTCCGGATATCCGTGCGGGGCAAGCGTTACTTATCGCGGCACTGAGTGCAGAGGGCAAAAGCATTATTCAGAACATCGAACAGATCGATCGCGGCTATCAGCATATTGATAAACGCCTCATCGAACTTGGTGCTGAGATCCGCCGGATCGACGACAGAAGATAA
- a CDS encoding PQQ-dependent sugar dehydrogenase codes for MKNHILMHISHATRALIGLMMGGALLSCNSNSQSQNDQKTAPADSLPPVETKAPNSNYKPAFPGQTRVKGVKTQTPIKVEMLDSTLKFPWAICNLPDGRLLITEKLGTMRIETLDGQLDKKITGLPKVNADGQGGLLDVNIDPDFATNRMVYFDYAEPGAEGNVLAVAKGRLADDETHLENIQVIYRAAPAWKGTLQYGSRILFDQEGNLFVSTGERSDKKVRVQAQQLNSALGKVLHITKEGKPVPGGPFVDSAGALPEIYAYGFRNPEGMAFNPTTHEIWEVEFGPKGGDELNVVRPGKNYGWPVITYGREYSGDPVGEGIQQKEGMEQPVYYWDPVISPSGMTFYNSDTIAEWKGNIFIACLSSSHITRIVLNGDHVEAEEWLMQDMGQRFRAITQAHNGALYVVSEQGKLYKISKK; via the coding sequence ATGAAAAACCATATTCTCATGCATATATCACATGCTACACGTGCGCTCATCGGACTCATGATGGGCGGTGCTCTGTTGAGCTGCAACAGTAATTCTCAGTCACAAAACGATCAGAAAACAGCCCCGGCAGACAGCCTGCCACCCGTGGAGACCAAGGCTCCCAATAGTAATTATAAGCCGGCGTTTCCTGGACAGACCCGGGTAAAAGGGGTTAAAACCCAGACACCGATTAAGGTGGAAATGCTGGACAGTACACTTAAATTCCCTTGGGCGATCTGTAATTTGCCGGATGGCCGGTTACTGATTACTGAAAAACTGGGGACCATGCGGATTGAAACCCTGGATGGACAACTGGATAAGAAGATTACCGGTCTGCCAAAGGTAAATGCGGATGGACAGGGAGGTCTTCTGGATGTTAATATAGATCCGGATTTTGCCACCAACAGAATGGTGTATTTTGATTACGCAGAACCAGGGGCGGAAGGTAATGTACTGGCAGTCGCGAAAGGCAGGCTTGCGGATGACGAAACGCATTTAGAAAATATCCAGGTGATCTACCGGGCTGCACCGGCCTGGAAGGGTACCCTGCAATATGGCTCCAGGATTTTATTCGACCAGGAGGGTAATCTTTTTGTCAGCACCGGAGAACGTTCGGACAAGAAAGTCCGGGTGCAGGCACAGCAGCTCAATTCTGCTTTGGGTAAGGTGCTCCATATCACGAAGGAAGGTAAGCCGGTTCCCGGCGGCCCTTTTGTGGATTCCGCAGGAGCCTTACCGGAGATCTATGCCTATGGCTTCCGTAATCCTGAAGGTATGGCTTTCAACCCCACAACCCATGAGATCTGGGAAGTAGAGTTCGGCCCCAAAGGTGGTGATGAATTAAATGTCGTTCGCCCGGGTAAAAATTACGGCTGGCCGGTTATCACCTACGGCAGGGAATATAGCGGTGATCCGGTAGGAGAAGGTATTCAGCAAAAAGAAGGCATGGAACAACCCGTTTATTACTGGGATCCGGTTATCTCACCTTCAGGCATGACTTTTTATAATAGCGATACCATTGCTGAATGGAAGGGAAATATCTTTATTGCCTGTCTGAGCAGCTCACACATTACCCGCATCGTTTTGAACGGCGATCATGTGGAAGCAGAAGAGTGGCTCATGCAGGATATGGGACAACGTTTCCGGGCCATCACACAGGCGCATAATGGCGCATTGTATGTGGTGTCTGAACAGGGGAAACTTTATAAAATTTCTAAAAAATGA
- a CDS encoding FUSC family membrane protein has translation MNNITAFRKFVSGHHLYAGLLITLAVLVPSIVFFQNGLLIKYILVPLGVINVGFADAPGSFKHRLNANIIAIVAYFVVSVIAGFSRDILWLSVIELLIFAVTLSLCGIYGTRMSSIGTCALMCFIFFSDKNFVEGDILLNAWYMTAGGILYFFIFIISYRLRPYKLIQQMLGEHLIELAELLNLRSRYYAPKVDYPQILDQMLKKQVVLKEQQENLREVLFKTRQIVQESTVKSRSLLVIFIDSIDLYERILLSQQDYVQLHKAFDGKHILQVYGRYIGILAFELEQIGLALQQGKQYHSKRELNNAFEKCRGAFYQLRERHMDSTNMEDFIMLRQILYSLQDLTDRIKKLNLFTKNKKDISAEMHGDQSDRENKEKRHIRDFDPFIPKQQYDYRLFVENISFKSGQFRHAIRVAIALLIGLIVSRIFNLGHHSYWVLMTIIIILKPSYSLGRQKNIDRIGGTIVGGVISFLTIYFINDANAIFVIMCFAILLSCSMLRINYFIYAIGITMMVILSYDFISAKVMSEVLLQRILNSGIGCAIGYVSSLFVLPNWEHEQKNQYAAEMLEANKVYFLSVAGYFIGKPLDVDYFKLCRKNAFIALANLSDNFQRMLSDPKRQQVKLEEFHQFVVTSNMLCSYIASLSYYAQGQDQRYISDEFLIVCSQIQQNFETVQRTLDTADSEGAGAVLRQLPVNQKLMDLLEQRKKELQVSIDGPHDTSIRKFLTDYKTINSLFNLINGVISDQKKIVAELTRN, from the coding sequence TTGAACAATATAACAGCTTTTCGCAAGTTTGTTTCTGGGCATCATTTATATGCCGGGTTATTAATTACCCTGGCGGTATTGGTTCCCTCTATTGTCTTCTTCCAGAACGGGTTGCTGATCAAATATATTCTGGTTCCTCTTGGCGTGATTAACGTCGGGTTTGCAGATGCACCAGGTTCTTTTAAACATCGGCTGAACGCCAATATTATCGCTATTGTCGCTTATTTTGTAGTATCTGTTATTGCCGGTTTTTCCAGAGATATTTTATGGTTGTCCGTAATAGAACTGTTGATTTTTGCGGTCACGCTTTCGCTTTGCGGTATTTATGGAACCAGAATGTCCAGTATCGGCACTTGCGCACTCATGTGTTTTATCTTTTTCTCAGATAAAAATTTTGTGGAAGGAGATATTCTGCTGAATGCCTGGTACATGACAGCTGGGGGCATTCTGTATTTTTTTATATTTATTATATCATATAGACTCAGGCCATATAAGTTAATTCAGCAGATGCTGGGTGAACATCTGATAGAACTTGCTGAACTCCTTAATCTGCGCAGTCGATACTATGCGCCCAAAGTTGATTATCCTCAGATACTGGATCAAATGCTTAAAAAACAGGTTGTCTTGAAAGAACAGCAGGAAAACCTAAGGGAAGTGCTATTTAAAACCCGTCAGATTGTTCAGGAATCTACTGTCAAAAGCCGTTCATTGCTGGTTATTTTTATAGACAGTATTGACTTGTATGAACGGATACTTTTGTCACAACAGGATTATGTTCAGTTGCACAAAGCTTTTGACGGAAAACATATCCTCCAGGTATATGGACGCTATATTGGTATCCTGGCTTTTGAACTGGAACAGATAGGCCTGGCACTTCAACAGGGAAAACAATATCATAGTAAAAGAGAACTGAATAATGCGTTCGAAAAATGTCGTGGCGCGTTTTATCAGTTGCGGGAGCGGCATATGGATTCGACGAATATGGAGGATTTTATTATGCTCCGGCAGATTCTCTATAGCCTGCAGGATCTGACAGACCGCATAAAAAAATTGAACCTGTTCACCAAGAATAAAAAGGATATCTCTGCAGAAATGCATGGAGACCAAAGTGACAGGGAGAATAAAGAAAAGCGTCATATCCGGGACTTTGATCCTTTTATTCCCAAACAACAGTATGATTACCGGCTATTCGTCGAAAATATTTCTTTTAAATCCGGTCAGTTCCGTCATGCAATCCGGGTTGCTATTGCGTTACTGATAGGGCTGATTGTTTCAAGGATATTCAACCTGGGGCATCATAGCTATTGGGTACTAATGACGATCATTATAATCCTTAAGCCTTCCTATAGCCTGGGTAGACAAAAGAATATTGATAGAATAGGTGGGACGATTGTAGGTGGTGTAATCAGCTTTCTGACCATCTATTTTATAAATGATGCGAACGCTATTTTTGTAATAATGTGCTTCGCAATTCTGCTTTCCTGTTCTATGTTGCGCATCAACTATTTTATCTATGCCATTGGCATAACGATGATGGTGATTTTATCTTACGATTTTATCAGCGCTAAAGTGATGTCTGAAGTCCTGTTGCAAAGAATATTAAACAGTGGCATTGGTTGTGCGATCGGATATGTTTCCTCTTTATTTGTATTGCCGAATTGGGAGCATGAACAGAAAAATCAGTATGCGGCAGAAATGTTGGAGGCCAATAAAGTCTATTTCCTTTCTGTTGCCGGTTATTTTATCGGTAAGCCCTTGGATGTAGACTACTTTAAACTATGCAGAAAGAATGCTTTTATCGCACTGGCGAATTTGTCGGATAACTTTCAGCGGATGTTATCTGATCCTAAACGTCAGCAGGTAAAACTGGAGGAATTTCATCAGTTTGTGGTGACCAGTAATATGCTTTGTTCTTATATCGCGTCGCTTTCATACTATGCACAGGGGCAGGACCAAAGGTATATTTCTGATGAATTCCTGATTGTGTGTAGCCAGATCCAGCAGAATTTTGAAACCGTACAAAGAACGCTTGATACAGCCGATAGTGAGGGAGCGGGCGCTGTCCTTCGTCAGTTGCCGGTTAATCAAAAATTAATGGATTTGCTGGAGCAGCGTAAAAAGGAGCTACAGGTAAGTATTGACGGGCCGCATGATACCTCCATCAGAAAATTCCTGACAGATTATAAGACCATTAATAGCTTATTTAACCTGATCAACGGCGTGATCTCCGATCAGAAAAAAATCGTTGCCGAGCTAACCAGGAACTAG
- a CDS encoding metallophosphoesterase, producing the protein MRTFVMGDIHGAYKALKQCLERASFDVEQDHLIQLGDIVDGYPDVFECIETLLSIKNSVLIKGNHDDWFQTFFETGYHPVQWRTGGRGTLISYLHHAGKARKIYTSGSGFQSALSASDIPQQHQKFFNQQRLYYIDSENRCFVHGGFDRHIPFSLQKAATFYRDRDLFEAALQKDSYYENGVIPEGFYSDTRFREIYIGHTATTHWNRDQPMKALNIINLDTGAGHEGRLTIMELPSTVSAASAPVETNPFWQSDLLPTLYQHGYR; encoded by the coding sequence ATGCGCACTTTTGTTATGGGCGATATTCATGGCGCCTATAAAGCCCTTAAGCAATGTCTGGAGCGGGCAAGCTTCGATGTAGAGCAAGATCACTTAATTCAATTGGGAGATATTGTCGATGGCTATCCTGATGTTTTTGAGTGTATCGAGACCCTCTTAAGCATCAAAAACAGCGTGCTTATTAAAGGTAATCATGATGACTGGTTCCAGACCTTCTTTGAAACCGGCTACCACCCTGTCCAGTGGCGAACCGGAGGCCGAGGCACATTAATCTCCTACCTGCATCACGCGGGTAAAGCGCGTAAAATATATACGTCCGGGTCAGGCTTTCAATCGGCACTTTCGGCCTCAGATATACCCCAGCAGCATCAAAAGTTTTTCAACCAGCAAAGGTTATATTATATAGATTCGGAAAACCGGTGTTTTGTACATGGTGGTTTTGACCGCCATATACCCTTCAGCCTGCAAAAAGCAGCAACTTTTTACCGGGACAGGGATCTTTTTGAGGCCGCATTGCAAAAGGATAGTTATTATGAAAACGGGGTGATACCAGAAGGTTTTTATAGTGATACCCGTTTCCGGGAAATCTATATCGGGCATACTGCGACAACCCACTGGAACAGAGATCAACCTATGAAAGCATTGAATATCATAAATCTGGATACTGGTGCGGGCCATGAAGGCCGTTTAACGATTATGGAACTGCCTTCGACTGTCAGTGCAGCATCTGCTCCTGTTGAAACAAACCCCTTCTGGCAGTCAGATCTCTTACCGACAC
- the pth gene encoding aminoacyl-tRNA hydrolase has product MSKFLIVGLGNPGSEYAGSRHNAGFDVVDAFVSKHEGSFRSDRLADVAEVRWKGKIFICIKPTTFMNLSGKAFRYWMDKEKVPLERTLTVVDDLALPIDKVRIRAGGSDAGHNGLRDIQQILGTTEYPKLRFGIGNQFPKGMQVDFVLGKWFPEERETIRAKVDKCVEMIEQFAVAGISRVMNDYNKQSFSVVKK; this is encoded by the coding sequence ATGTCTAAATTTTTAATCGTTGGGCTGGGGAATCCGGGAAGTGAATATGCCGGCAGCCGCCATAATGCAGGCTTCGATGTGGTAGATGCCTTTGTGTCAAAACATGAAGGTAGTTTCCGGTCAGACCGCCTGGCCGATGTGGCAGAAGTAAGATGGAAAGGCAAGATTTTTATATGCATCAAGCCCACCACCTTTATGAATTTAAGCGGTAAAGCCTTTCGGTATTGGATGGATAAAGAAAAGGTACCCTTGGAACGGACCCTTACAGTAGTTGATGATTTGGCCCTGCCCATTGATAAGGTCAGGATTCGGGCGGGCGGTAGCGATGCAGGCCATAATGGTTTAAGGGACATTCAGCAGATCCTTGGTACTACGGAATATCCAAAACTGCGTTTTGGGATTGGTAATCAGTTTCCTAAGGGGATGCAGGTCGATTTTGTTCTGGGAAAGTGGTTTCCAGAGGAAAGAGAGACTATTCGGGCCAAAGTAGATAAGTGCGTTGAAATGATCGAGCAGTTTGCTGTAGCAGGGATATCCCGGGTCATGAATGATTATAATAAGCAAAGTTTTAGCGTCGTTAAAAAATAA
- a CDS encoding alpha/beta fold hydrolase, with translation MQKTIHYRGQDIRYVLLQPTRPSNSGSDRADLTLMLVHGFPERGGIFQEQLDALSAYYTLLVPDLPGSGGSPYNPVLESTADFADSLAAIIKEEQIDKLVIIGHSMGGYIALAFAERYPEIILGLGLLHSTAYADSEQKKVNRIKAIHTMEQYGGAAFLKTMIPTLFGPVFKSAHPQVIQELIEAGSHFETRTLQQYYQMMHDRTDKTALLMHLSIPFLFISGTEDKAAPAIDLIRQSSLPQTAMIEILEQAGHMGFLECPGQVNKILTHFLQLVQNVSI, from the coding sequence ATGCAGAAAACAATCCACTATAGAGGACAAGATATCAGATATGTGCTTTTACAACCAACTCGCCCATCGAACAGTGGCAGTGACAGAGCAGACCTTACACTGATGTTGGTGCATGGCTTTCCCGAGAGAGGCGGTATATTTCAAGAACAGCTGGATGCCTTGTCGGCCTACTACACATTACTGGTACCGGATCTACCTGGCTCCGGCGGCTCACCCTATAATCCAGTACTGGAAAGTACAGCCGACTTTGCGGATAGCCTGGCAGCTATCATAAAAGAAGAGCAAATTGACAAGCTGGTTATTATCGGTCACTCAATGGGCGGCTATATCGCACTGGCATTCGCAGAGAGATATCCGGAAATAATACTGGGACTAGGGCTGCTTCACAGCACTGCCTATGCAGATTCTGAACAGAAGAAAGTCAACCGTATCAAGGCCATACATACCATGGAGCAATATGGGGGGGCTGCCTTCTTGAAAACCATGATCCCTACTTTATTTGGCCCTGTCTTTAAATCAGCTCATCCGCAGGTCATTCAGGAACTGATTGAAGCAGGCAGCCATTTTGAGACGAGGACTCTGCAACAGTATTATCAAATGATGCATGACCGGACAGACAAAACGGCCCTGTTAATGCATCTATCCATACCTTTTTTATTTATTTCGGGAACTGAGGATAAAGCAGCGCCTGCCATCGATCTGATTCGTCAGTCTTCTCTGCCCCAAACAGCGATGATAGAGATATTGGAACAGGCAGGTCATATGGGGTTTCTGGAATGCCCCGGTCAGGTTAATAAGATCCTGACCCATTTTCTGCAATTGGTGCAAAACGTATCCATATAA
- a CDS encoding nitroreductase family protein produces MSDINTIEKVIQNRRSVKPQGYNGKVIDPSSINKLIQAANWAPTHGLTEPWRFIIFDREGIGRFCQDHADLYKVNTEPDRFMQASYDKLKNQGNSASHIIAVFSKRGPKNNITELEEICATAAAVQNMLLAAEAMGIASFWSTGGQTLKPAMKQYFQLKEEDQMIGLIYLGYTDQEKPEGRRLTSMEEKVMWYHR; encoded by the coding sequence ATGTCAGATATTAATACAATAGAAAAAGTAATTCAGAATAGAAGATCTGTTAAACCGCAAGGCTACAATGGCAAGGTCATTGATCCGTCTTCTATAAACAAATTAATCCAGGCAGCAAACTGGGCTCCTACCCATGGATTGACTGAACCCTGGCGCTTTATCATTTTTGATCGCGAGGGTATCGGGCGGTTTTGTCAGGACCATGCAGATTTATATAAGGTCAATACAGAACCTGACCGGTTTATGCAGGCGTCTTATGATAAATTGAAAAACCAGGGCAACAGCGCCTCTCACATCATAGCGGTCTTTTCTAAAAGAGGTCCTAAAAACAATATTACAGAACTGGAAGAAATCTGTGCTACAGCTGCGGCTGTACAAAATATGCTGCTGGCAGCGGAAGCCATGGGTATTGCCAGTTTCTGGAGTACCGGAGGCCAAACGCTAAAGCCCGCCATGAAGCAGTATTTTCAATTAAAAGAAGAAGACCAGATGATCGGCCTTATTTACCTGGGATATACAGACCAGGAAAAGCCGGAAGGCAGAAGATTGACTTCTATGGAAGAAAAAGTCATGTGGTACCACCGATAG
- a CDS encoding DinB family protein, translated as MISTPESFATGFLTQSIKRLEGYKQMADKAISQLSDDQLFAVVAEGSNSIAVIMQHMAGNMKSRWTNFMTEDGEKAWRNRDQEFESTLQDRKMLLTEWEKGWSCLLEALRSLHAEDLAKEITIRGEKLAAYDAIVRQLMHYSSHVGQIVYVAKWLKGAEWEPLTIAKNQSQAFNQSMGYSS; from the coding sequence ATGATATCTACACCTGAATCCTTCGCAACCGGATTTTTGACGCAATCTATCAAAAGACTGGAAGGATATAAACAGATGGCGGACAAGGCCATCAGTCAGTTATCAGATGATCAACTCTTTGCAGTTGTAGCGGAGGGAAGCAACAGTATTGCTGTCATTATGCAGCATATGGCCGGTAATATGAAAAGCCGCTGGACGAACTTTATGACGGAAGATGGGGAGAAAGCCTGGCGGAACCGTGACCAGGAATTCGAATCAACACTGCAGGACCGGAAAATGTTACTGACTGAGTGGGAAAAAGGCTGGTCTTGTCTACTGGAAGCTTTGAGAAGTCTGCATGCTGAAGATCTGGCAAAAGAGATTACGATCAGGGGGGAAAAACTTGCTGCCTATGATGCTATTGTAAGACAACTGATGCATTATAGCAGCCATGTCGGGCAAATCGTTTATGTGGCTAAATGGTTGAAAGGTGCCGAGTGGGAGCCATTAACAATCGCCAAAAATCAAAGCCAGGCCTTTAACCAGTCTATGGGTTATTCGTCATAA
- a CDS encoding Lnb N-terminal periplasmic domain-containing protein produces the protein MWCKYLRLFITSLCLSTLALTVSAQNGPLSTSKTPKSIISQDINATAPYDPLRVSLLTCAPGADLYSSFGHTAIRIQDRQLNTDYVFNYGTFQFDQPNFYLKFIRGKLEFMLSISTFEEFMYEYQVTQRSVTEQVLDLTADQKRQVLNFLKDNYQPAKRYYKYDFLYDNCATRIRDILFGRMKGTKIHGQIVPDHTSFRDLIYHYLDKGGQPWSKLGIDILLGSRIDIPVDNNTAMFLPDYLAAGIDSATVTGHPYVQSNSKIIDLPSPIIPSSKYLPLIVISATCILLLLIYYLLRNEPRGQLILDSLLLYVTGLLGVLLVFMWLGTDHQACKNNYNLIWAMPLNLIAGFFIWKPRTWLKKYFIFMLILTAILLAFWWGLPQHFNIALLPFCVLMLIRYAVLARKNDIHAENNPL, from the coding sequence ATGTGGTGCAAATATTTACGGTTATTCATTACTTCACTTTGCCTGAGCACACTAGCACTCACCGTCAGTGCACAAAACGGCCCCCTTTCAACCTCCAAAACCCCTAAGAGCATTATCAGTCAGGATATAAACGCAACTGCGCCCTATGATCCACTGCGGGTCAGTTTGCTTACCTGTGCTCCGGGGGCAGATCTGTATTCCAGCTTTGGCCATACCGCCATCCGTATTCAGGACCGGCAGCTAAACACGGATTATGTGTTCAACTATGGAACATTTCAGTTCGATCAACCCAATTTTTATCTCAAGTTCATCCGGGGCAAACTGGAATTCATGCTAAGCATTTCGACATTTGAGGAATTTATGTATGAATACCAGGTCACTCAGCGAAGTGTGACTGAACAAGTACTCGACCTAACAGCTGATCAAAAACGGCAGGTCCTCAATTTTTTAAAAGATAATTATCAACCGGCCAAAAGGTATTATAAATATGATTTTCTTTATGACAATTGCGCAACCAGAATCAGGGATATTCTGTTCGGCCGAATGAAAGGGACGAAAATACACGGACAGATCGTACCGGATCATACCAGTTTCAGGGATCTGATATATCATTATCTGGATAAGGGAGGACAGCCCTGGAGCAAGCTTGGGATAGATATTCTGCTAGGTAGCAGAATCGACATCCCTGTGGATAACAATACAGCCATGTTTTTGCCGGATTATCTAGCTGCAGGTATAGATTCTGCCACTGTCACAGGACATCCCTACGTACAATCTAACAGCAAGATCATCGACCTCCCTTCGCCCATAATCCCCAGCAGCAAATATCTTCCACTCATAGTCATTTCTGCCACATGTATCTTGCTGCTATTAATCTATTACCTGCTTAGAAATGAACCGAGAGGGCAATTGATACTGGATAGCCTGCTGTTATACGTTACGGGCCTCCTAGGCGTATTACTGGTATTTATGTGGTTGGGCACAGACCACCAGGCCTGTAAAAATAATTATAACCTCATTTGGGCCATGCCTCTAAACCTGATTGCCGGTTTTTTCATCTGGAAGCCACGTACCTGGTTGAAGAAATACTTTATATTCATGTTGATATTAACAGCTATTCTGCTCGCTTTCTGGTGGGGACTCCCACAACATTTTAATATCGCATTATTGCCCTTCTGTGTCCTCATGCTTATCAGGTATGCAGTATTGGCCAGAAAAAATGATATACATGCAGAAAACAATCCACTATAG